The Methanopyrus kandleri AV19 DNA segment TCGAGATCGCGGCCGACGGAGAGTACACCGTGGAGGACACCATCGCCGTCATCGAGGACGAAGAGGGCGAGGAGCACGAGGTCACCATGATGCAGGAGTGGCCCGTGCGGAAGCCGCGACCTTACAAGCGCAAGCTCGACCCGGAGGAGCCCCTGATCACGGGTCAGCGTGTCATTGACACGTTCTTCCCCGTGGCCAAGGGTGGAACCGCCGCTATTCCGGGGCCGTTCGGGAGCGGTAAGACGGTTACCCAGCAGCAGCTGGCGAAGTGGGCGGACGCCCAGGTAGTGGTGTACATCGGATGCGGAGAGCGTGGTAACGAGATGACCGAGGTGCTCGAGGACTTCCCGGAACTCGAGGACCCACGGACGGGTAGGCCCCTGATGGAGCGTACGATCCTGGTAGCGAACACGTCCAACATGCCGGTGGCGGCCCGTGAAGCCTGTATCTACACCGGTATCACGATGGCGGAGTACTACCGGGACATGGGCTACGACGTGGCGCTCATGGCCGACTCCACGTCGCGGTGGGCCGAGGCGCTGCGTGAGATCTCAGGTCGACTGGAGGAGATGCCGGGTGAGGAGGGTTACCCGGCGTACCTGGCCTCCAGACTCGCCGAGTTCTACGAGCGTGCGGGTCGCGTCGTCTGTCTGGGTTCCGACGACCGAGTAGGTTCGGTCACCGTGGTGGGTGCGGTGTCCCCACCGGGTGGTGACTTCTCAGAGCCCGTAACGCAGAACACACTACGTATCGTGAAGGTCTTCTGGGCGCTCGACTCCAAGCTGGCGGACCGTCGGCACTTCCCTGCGATCAACTGGTTGCAGTCGTACTCGCTGTACCTGGACGACGTCGAGAAGTGGTGGCACGAGGAGATCGGTGGTGACTGGAGGGAGCTACGCGACGAGGCTATGGAGATACTCCAGCGCGAGTCGGAGCTGGAGGAGATCGTGCAGCTGGTGGGACCGGACGCGCTGCCGGAGAGCGAGCGTCTGATCCTAGAGGTCGCGAGAATGATCCGTGAGGACTTCCTGCAACAGAACGCGTTCCACGAGGTCGACACGTACTGCCCGCCCGAGAAGCAGTACGAGATGCTCAAGACCATCCTGCACTTCAAGGAGAGGGCCGAGGAGGCCGTGGACAAGGGAGTGCCGGTGGACGAGATCCTCAAGCTCGACGTCATCGACGACATCGCCAGGATGAAGGTGATACCCAACGAGGAAGCGAAGGAGAAGATACAGGAGATCCGGAAGAAGATCGACGAGCAGTTCGAGGAGCTCATAGAGGAGGCCTCGTAAATCCCCCTTCTCTCCCTCGGATCGTTACGGGGGTCGTAACGTGAGAGAGTTCCTCGTACTGTTCAACCACGCCCCTACGTCACCCGACCGCGTGCGGCTCAAGGACCTTCCCGGCTCCGGACGCTTCGATCTGGTGTGTCGCGTTACGACCCAAGCTCTACTGTACTCCCACGGGGTTCGAACGGACACGGTGGTACATCTCCTACTGCGCGGTCCCGACGATCCCCCGAAAACCATCACCGTGACGGGTCGCCGTGTGCGCCGTTTGTACCCGGACGAGCGTACCACCGCGATCCATCTTCGACGCGCCCTCGAGGCAGACCCGGACACCGAACCCCATCCCGGGATCTTCGTCCGTCGCGCGGACCTCGAGGATCTGCTCGGTGAGATGAAAGGTGCCAAGCTCTACTACCTGAGTGAGGACGGTCGGGATTTAGAGGAAGTGGAACCGGAGCCCGATGCCGTGTTCGTCCTCGGAGATCACGAGGGTCCTACGCCGGAGCAGGATCGTCTGTTGAGACGGCATGCCGACGCCGTGATATCGCTCGGGCCGATCCCCTATCACGCCGATCAATGCATCGTGATCTTGCACCGGTACCTGGACGTGAAACGGCCGCCTGAATACGCTCACGGCCCCTCGAACGTTATGTAATCCGTGACGTACTCCCGTGCGCTTTCGCAAAACTCTGTCGGGGAAATTGCTAACAATCGGTGATCGGCACGGTAGTTTAGATACGGGGGCACCGATGCGACACCTCTACCTTACGGTTCTCCCCGATCGCACCCTCTTCGCGGCTCTAGACGAAGAGTTCTTACCGGAACGTGCCTATCTCAGCCACCGCGGTGACAAGTTCAAGTTCTCTACGGAAGAGACCGAACTCAGCCGCGAGATCGAAGACGAGACCCTGTTGGAGGCCCGTAAGACGTTGGAGCGGAACGTGGGGGAGGTCTTGGGGGAGAAACCTAGACTACTGCGCGTTGAAGAGAGGGAAGACCTACCCAAGGGACGCGCGGTGGAGGTGTACGGTCGGGGAGGGACCAAGGAGATCTTCGTTGGAAAGGTGGAGCTAGGAGAGGAGGTTCTACTGGCCTCGCGCGGTACGGGCTCCGAGGAGGCCAAAGAGGTCACGGAAGTCGCGGAACGTGTGCTCAGCGGCCTGCTCGGTCGCGTTATCGACCTTTACTACTCCTGAATCTTCCGTTCCACCGACCGCACCTTACCCTCCGCGGTCAGCTCCTTGTCCCTGCGCTCGTCTATCTTGACTACGAACACGGCACGGTCCACGACGCGTAACGCGGCCTCCCTAGCGACGCGGAGCGCCTCCAAAGCGTCCTCGAAGGTTTCCACCTCCACCACGGTACCCATCGGGCCTACCTGCGGCTCGAACCCGGCTTCCTTCAGGGCTTTCACTACCTCGACTATCTCATCACTGACGCTCGGTGATCCGGTTCCGATCGGGTAGAACGAAATCTCCATCACGACCGCCACGGGTTCCGCCCCCTCGGCATCAGAATCAACGGGAGCACGGATAAAGGATTGAAGTTACCACGCGGTCCGGTGATCTCGACGATCACGTCGTCGTAGTCCACTACCCCGTCCCAACCATCCTCGAACCCGAACCTCAGGTACCATACACCGTGCTCGCACTTGGTCGACCCGCGACACGCGTCTACCCTCCGTCCGACGACCTCCGTCGTCCACGCTATTATGGCGCCGTCGAGGAATGCCCGGAGTTCCGGCGACTCTTCGGCCAACTTCCTGAGCACCTCGGCCGTCTCCGCGTCCGAGCATAGGACAGTGTCTTCACCTTTCAGCGCGATGCCGAGACGTTCCGGGTGCACGTCCAGTGTTCCGATAATCGGTGAAGCTTCACCATCCGGGGTTATTCGTATCACTGAGCCCGTGGACCGGTCCAGCAACAAAACGTCGTACTCCTCCGGAGATTCGCGCTTGATCGAGATCTTCAACTCCCCTACCGAGACCACGACCGCCTCAAGGGTCACCTCTATGACGGCATCGTTGTAGTCGGCGTCGGTCCCATCCTCGAACGCGAACTCGAACCCGTCCGGTGTCCTCCTGACGATACAGCAAGGCCTACCCTGTACCTCCGTCGTCACGATCACCGGACCGTTGAGGATCGTTCGCAGTTCCGGACGATCCAACAGCCTCCGGAACGTCGCCGCGGTCGTGGGGTCCGAGCACAGTGCTACTCCCGGCCATTCACCGGGCTTGAACGGGATCACGACGGCACCCAGTGCGTCCGGATGCACCTCGCCCGGTATCAACGGCTCAGGCTTCCGCAGTGTACGCTCAAGGACCCACGGTCGCGGTCCGGGCGACGCGTCGGTGCCCAGGTACCAGAGCGCTCCACTGGCGTTGTCCACCAGGAATAGATGATGTGTGTAACCGCTTTCACGCGATATCCATACCGCTCCGAGCTTCATCCCCGAGCATCCAACCGGTGATATCAACAACGCTAGCAAAAACACCGTTAGCATCGCCGCTCCCCCGATCCGTGGGGGGTAACCTACGTGACCGTTCTGGTTTCGACTCTTGCACTGGGCGATTGGTGGGCAGATCCGGAGCGCGTGAACGAGCTACCCGAGCTGACGGGAAGCGACGGTGTTGAGCTGATCCTCGAAGGGTCGTTTCAACCGGGGCGGCTCGATCCGAACGAACTCAACGTTGAGGTCTCCTCGGTACACGCTCCCTTCGCCGACTTAAACCCAGCGAGTCCGAGCGATCATCACCATGAGTACATCCTGGAGGTCATCCAACGGGCCGCTGAGCTCGCCGCGGAGCTGGATGCTCACTACCTCACGGTTCACCCCGGGCACTTGACACCGGTGACGATCCACGACCGAGAACTGGCCATCGAGCTCGCCATCGAGACCTTGGGAGAGCTCGCCGACGAGGTCCGCTCGTTCGGTGTCGAGCCGCTCGTTGAGAACATGCCGGATCACTCGCTACTGCTGGGCACCAGTGCGGACGAGATGGAGGAGATACTCCGGGCGTCGGGGTGTGGGTTCACGCTGGACGTCGGTCACGCTCTGACCGCGGAGGGTAGTCTCCGTCCGTACCTGCGGTTGCGGCCCGATCTCCTCCATGTTCACGACAACTCGGGCGACGGCGACGAGCACCTACCACCCGGGAGCGGAATCTTAGATTTCGAGGAGTTGCGAAGGGCACTGCACCACCGGGTGCTGCCCGTGGTGGAAGTCCGGGGGATCGAGAAGGCACGTGAGGCTGTGAGGACGGTCCGCGAGATCATGGAACGTCCTGAGAACTGAAACGATACGTGTGGGCGGTGGGGGAACCGCCCCACTAGATTTCAACAATTCTGCCTATGGCGTACGTGTCACGTACTGACACTATTTTCACTAGCACCTTGTCACCCTTCTCCGCTTCTGGTACGAATATTACGAACCCATTGACCCTCGCGACACCGTCACCTCGCTTCCCTGTGTCCTCGATCTTTACCTCGTAGACGTCCCCAACATCCACGGGCTTGTCCTTCCCTTCCAAACCTTCACACCTCCTTCACCGAGAACGCGGATTTCCGGGAATTCACATTACTTATAGTTTTCCCCCAGCGTGTCTCCCGACGGTTCAGATGCGGACACGGGACGTAGTCCGTTGGCGCTCGCCGCCTGCTACTCGGTAGCGATGGATGATAGTACGAAGACCGGCCGAGTCGATATGCTGGCCGTCGCTCGGGTGAACGGTCAGTCGGCTTTCCGGGCCAGACCGTCCAACGCTATCGCTTCACCGTCAATCAGAAGGAGGGGGTTCACGTCGAGTTCGGACCATCCTTCCTCCTTGTACACCCCGTGGGCTGCGTTGACGACTTCGGCGAGGCGGTTAGGGCCTATCTCGGAGAGTAATCGTTCACCTCCGGGCACTCTACGGAGGCCCCTCTCGACGTCCTCTCCGTCAACCGGGGGTCGCCGCACGATGTAGGCCCGAAGTTCTTCGACGAGCTTCCCGCCGAGACCGAGCAGTACGACGGTACCGAAAGTGTCGTCTTCCTTTATCCCTAAAAAGGCCTCTATGCCTTTGACCACGTCCAAATGTTCCTGAACGATGACACCGACTGCGTCGGGCCAGCGCTCCAACAGCTCGGCCACGCGTCGTTCGAGCCGCTCCTTGGACGGTACGGCCGTGTATATGGCACCGACACGGGCCCGATGCGCGACTCCCGAATGGAGGAGCTTGACGGTGTAAGGGGGATCGAACGGTACGTCGGAGGCCTCCTCGGGGCGCTCGAGGACGGTGAAGCGTGGCGTTTTGAGACCGCCCTCACGAAGCGCGGTAAGCACATCGTGCTCCAGAACGATCTCAGAGCTCACGACTTGATCAACTCCCCCATAACCTCGTTGAAGGCCTCACAGAACCGCTCTATGTCCTCCCGTGGGGCCGAAAACGCCACTCGGATGAACCCCTTACCGCGGCGTGGGCTGGTATAGTAGCCCGTCCTCACGAAGATACCGTGCTCGGAGTACAGTTTACCCACGACGGTTTTCGAGTCGATATACCCGTACTCGGAGAAGTCGATCACGAGACAGTTGGCGTGCGAGGGGTACACCGGTATCTTCACTCCGTCTCCCTCACACTCGCGCTTGATCAGACGCTGGTTCCGCGTGACCTCCCTGAGCAGTCTCGGGATCCATCGATCGCGAACCTTCAAGGCGGTGATGGCGGCCTCCTGAGCTATCAGGTTTATCCCTAACTTGCTCACCTTGTACTTGGATACCTGCTCCAGCAGTTTCCGCTCTCCGATCACGGCTCCGATCCGAAGGCCGGCGAGTCCGTACGTCTTGGAGAAACTGTACAGGTCGACGCAGCGTTCCGGGTCCATCTCGCAGGCTACTGGTTGCTCCGGAGCGAAGTCCCTGTACGTGCAGTCGTGTACCAGGAATGCGTCCGCATCTTGGGCGAGCTCCACGAGACCCCGGAGCTCCCGCTCGGACATGGAGCTGCCGAGCGGGTTGGAAGGGTTTATTACGAAAATGAGATCGAGCTCCCGGAGGTTACCATCGAACTCCTCCATCACGGCGTCTACCGTCATCTGATAGTCGAACTCCTCGGAGTATATGTCGACCTCTTGGACGTGAACTCCCTCCGCCATCATCATACCGTCGATCGTCTTGTACCCTGGATCCGGAGTCACGGCCACACCGTTGCTGGCGAACGCCCTGATGACGGCGTGGACGCCCTCGATGGCGCCGTTGGTGATCACGGCGTCGAAATCGTCGTCGAGTTCGAAGTACTCCAGGAGTCCCTCTCGAAGTCGCCGGTCGCCCTGCGGGTGTGCGTACACGTTGTACGGTGCCTCCAGTGCGGCGCGCACGACCGCTCTACGGACCTCCTCGGGGGGTCCCAGTCGATTGGTGTTCTGGCCGAGCTCTATCACCTCGCCGGAATGTATCTTCCGGAATAGTTCGTCCGGTGAATCGGGAATCCAGTCGGCTGACACCGGCCCCACCCCGAGGACTTTAGACCGCCAGACTTTTGTGTAAATACCGAAAGGTATTGGGGGTATCGAGATCGCGCCTCAGCGGCCGCGCCCGTGACATCTTGGAACTGGTAGTGAACAACTCCGGGATCACCGTCTCGGAGATCTCGAGACGGTTAGGACTCCATAGAAGTACGCTGGATCGATACGTCAAGATTCTCAAAGATCTAGGACTCGTCGAGACTAAACCGGGGCGTGGGGGTGGTGTCTATCCGACCAAGGACGCCGTTCTTCTCGTGCGATCGGGTGGTAGGGTCACGATCGTCCGACGCGGTGGCGGTCGCGCGAGGATACTGATCGAGGCCGAAGATCGGCCGGGATTACTCGCCGACGTCACCAACCGGTTGGCGAGCGCCGGCGTTAACATCTTAGAAACCGAGCTCAAGGTGGAAGAGGGAATCGCCATCATGGAATTCGAGGCGGAGAACGTCGTTCACGAGGAAGTCCTTCAGGAACTCGACGGACTGAGCGGTCTGATCCGCGTCGAAGTCGAACCGCGGGGGCGAAAGTAATCTGCCGCTCACTCCCGCCGAGGCGCTTCTGGAGATCCTAGGGACGGCTAACGTCCTAGTCCCGAGATCGTACAAACCCGGTAAAGCCACAGGCCGCGCAGCGGTGAACCGGTTCGCACTGTACGCCGTCCGCAAGGGACTAGGGTTCGAGGTCGAAGAGAGACCCGTCAGAGTCTACACCTCCTGGCGTGGGCTGTCGCTCGCGGTTCCCGGCGAGGAGACTACCTCCGATTACCGGGCGACGCCGAGGGGTCGGGACGTACCTCCTGAAGAGCTCGCGGAGGCAGTGCCCGACTATCCGGCCCGTCCGCATTTCGTGGTAGACTACCGGTTCTGGGGTGAGCATTCCGACTTCGGCCGCACCAACCTGATACGTCAAACCGCCGTGACAGCTTCGACGCTCCGACTGTACCTTTCGGACCGTCATATGAGCTTGGTCAACGTCACCCCCGAAGCCGAGGAGAGGTTCCTGAATGCCTTTCCTTCCTTCGAGGGTGGGTTGTACGAGGACTGGGAGGACCTGATCGCCGAACTCAGTGTGGATAGGGTCATCCTCTTAGATCCCAACGCCGAGGAGGAACTCGACGAGAACGAGATACGCGAGGACGCCGTCTTCGTACTGGGTGGAATTGTCGACGAGAATATGCGCGGATGGACTGCGAAGCTGGCTCCCGGCATCCCATGCGACGTTGAGCGGCGTCGTATCACGCTCAGGGGTAGCATCATCGGAGTTCCGGACAGGATCAACGCGCTCGTGGAAGCTCTCTCCCGTGTAATCGTCGAAGGTGAGTCGCTGGAGCGGGCGATCCTGCGGGTACAATCACCACGGTTCGCCAGACGACGTCTGAGCAGGGAACTGCGTAGGCTCGACAGGCTCACGGAGGAGGAGCTGCGCCGACTGCGAGAAGTAGTTAACCTCCCGAAGCGTGAGATACTGCTTGAGGCGCGCCGCCGGGGGATCGAGCTGAAGGTTGACCTGCAGGATGGCTGAGCTCGGGTACGAGAAGGCCGAGAGATGCGAGGTCGGAGAGAAGCCCGCCTGTAAAGTCGGCTTACGTGATGGGAAGCGGTTGATACACGACGCCCATCTATCGCGTCCCGAGCATTACTACTCCGTGTACCAGAGCTGCTGCAACTGGGAATGTTTGTTCTGCCATTCTTGGCGGTTCACACAGCGTCCCGTGGGTACGTGGTGGAGCCCCGAGGACTTCGTCCGGCACGCTCTGGAGTACCGTGAGACCGTCACAGTCTGGGAGCCGCGGAGCCGCGCCACATCGTTTCACGCCACGGATCTATGCCTGGGGTGCGGTCGGTGTGTGACGTTAGGCGAGAGGCCGGAGTGGTGCCCGGGCGAGTTGGACCCGGATCAAGTGGTCCCCAGCCCTCAAGGATGGGGGCCCGCACGCAACATCGTGGCGTTCACGGGCGGTGATATCGCGTGTCGTCCCGAGTTCTACGTCGAATCGATAAGGGGGCTCAAGTCCGAGACGGACGATCTCTGGGTCCTTCTCGAGACGAACGGGTTCGGGTTGGTCCGAGAGAACGTGGAAGAGCTAGTCGCCGCGGGTTTAGACGCCGTCTGGCTCGATGTGAAGGCGTGGAAGGAAGACGTGCATCGGAAACTGACGGGAGCGACGAACCGCTACACCCTCAAAGCGATCGAGTTACTCGTCGAGCACGACGTGGTCCTCGAGGTATGCACACTCTACATCCCCGGTTACGTGGAGGCCGATCAGATCCTCAGGATCGCTAAGTACGTGGCGGACATCGACCGGAATATTCCGTTCACGATCCTGGCGTACTTCCCCGAGTACAAGCTCTCCGTGAGACCTCCAAAACGCTCCGAACTTGAGACCGCCGAGCGATTGGCGCGGGAGGTGGCCGGGCTGAAGAACGTGAAGATAGGCAACGAAGGTGTGGCACTACCGGGTTAACCGGGAAACACGCTACAAGAAGGAATAAACGCAATCCGTTCCCCCGCCGAATGTGGGGGTGTTCGAAGGGATTGTCCGAGTCCGAAATCCGGTGTCCGTGTATCTGCAACGGGAAGTACCCGGCACCGGCGCTCACCGTGGACGGTATAGTCCCCTATCGTGGGGGTATCGTGCTGATACGACGGGGGAAGAAGCCCTTCAAGGGTAAGCTGGCGCTGCCCGGGGGATTCGTGGAGTGCGGTGAAACTGTGGAAGAAGCGGTAGCTCGTGAGGTCCGGGAGGAAACAGGACTCAAGGTTCGGCCTGTCGAGTTGGTGGGGGTGTACTCGGACCCCGGGCGTGATCCGCGGGGTCACGTCGTATCGGTGTGCTTCAGGTGTGAGGTAGTGGGAGGCGAGTTACGAGCGGGCTCGGACGCGGCGGATGTGAAGGTCGTAGACCCTTCGGACTTGACTCCCGATGACCTCGCGTTCGACCATTACGATATGCTTCGGGACGCGGGGATCGTGCGTTGAAGAGGGGGTTGAAGATAGCAGCTTACGTAGCCGGTGGTCTGCTTCTGTGTACGGTGTCCGCGAACGCATTACTCGGTATGCGTGAGCCTCCGAGGTTCGCCGAGATCGACAACCCGAGCCTCGGGGATCGAGTATTTCTGGCGATTTCAGGCCTGGTGGTGGGCATCATGGGGGTCAGTAGGGGCATTTGGGAACTGAGGAACGTCGAACGGGTCCGGGCGGCGCTCGGTCTCCTGAAGAAGGCTGAACGCTACCTCGAAGAAGGTTCGGAGAGGATTCCGGCGAAGTACAACGCCGTGACCTACGCGCTGAGAGCCCTCAGATGTGTGAAGAACGCCGTCGAAATCCTTGAGGAGATGGAAGAGGAACTGGAAAGTCAGGAGCGAGAGCTGAAGGAAAAGGCGAAGGAGAAGGAAAAGGCGGAAAAAGAGGGGGAGGAAGAGAAGGTCGAGAAGCGGGGTAGTTCCGATGTACGAACCGCTGAAAGAAGGGACGGAGCCGGGGACGAGAATAGTGACGACAGGCGTAGTCGTGGGGACGGAACCGCTGACCGTGGACGACGGGAAGAGGATCGTGGAGTGTCCGACGGTGGGGGAAGTGAGGGTTCTGGATGAGCGCGGTGTGGAAATCGAGGATCCCCCCGAGACAGGTGAGGTAGTACGGGTCTTCGGTTCGATCACCGAGATCGGTGAGACCGTCAAGGTCGAGCCTCACGCGGTGCAGCGGTTGGGGATAGACCCGGAGTTGTGGAAGGACGTCCGGGAGGCGCTGGGGTAAGGGTTTATCTTTCACACCCTCGCGCCAGAGTGCATCGGGGTGCTTAAGTTGGTGGAGTTCAGGGCCTACCAGGAGGAGGCTAGGTACTTCAAGTACGCGTTCAACGCGGCGGGCAAGGTGGTCGAAGAGGCCCCCTTGATCGTGACGGAGAACGGGATCGTGTCCAGGGCGATGGATGCCTCGCATATCGCTATGGCAGTGCTGGAGATGCCCTGGGAGATGTTCGACGAGTACGAGCCCCCGAGCGACGAGCTGATGTACGGTCTCGACATGGAGGAGGTGACCCGGATAGTGCGGCGTGCGCGGGTTACGGACGAGATCACCCTGGAGGGTGAGGACGAGGAGGAGGTGATAATCAAACTCGGATCCAGCGGCTACGAGCGTGAGTTCAGGCTCCGGAGTATCGACATCGATGACATCCCCGACGAGCCCGAGCTGGATTTCGCGGTCGAGGTTACCGTGGTGCCGGACTTCATCCAAGACGCCGTACGGGACGCGGATCTCGTCAGTGACACGGTCAAGGTCGGGGCGAAGGGTAACACGTTCTACTTCAAGGCCGAAGGAGAGCGTGGTCGCGTGATTCCGAAGGTTCAGGAAGGTGCGGAAGCGTTACTGACGTTCGAAGTCGAAGAGGATGTCGAGACCGCGTACCCGCTGGACTACCTGAAGGACATGATCCAGGCTGCTCAAGGCGCGGAGAGTGTTAGGATCAGACTAGGTCAGGACATGCCTTTGGAGCTGACATTCAGGATCGGTCCCGCAGGTGAAGGTAAGTTGACGTTCTACCTCGCGCCGCGAGTGGAGGAGTGAACCCTTCCTCCTTCTCGCCAGAATCCCGCATTATCCGGGACAGGACCGTGGCTGGGTGGGGGACTAGCCCCCGTACAAGTACCTGTCGAGGAGCGCTTTCGGGTACCCTACGTATGGTATCCTGAGAACCACCCTACCGCTGATCTCCTTGGGCCGGATCGGGCACCATGGATCGGGCAACGGGTTGTTGTCTCCCTTGGTGATGACGCCCTCCGGCGTTTTGGCTATCACCCTGTGAACCACTGGGATCGGTTTCCCAGGCAGCCGGTACACGATGACGTCTCCGACTTTGATGTCACGGTACGGGACCCCGACGACCAGGAGCACGTCGCCGACGTTGTAGTACGGGTACATACTCTCGGAGATCACCGTGACCACCGGATCGGGCGTGCCCAGCACGAATCCGAGCCCGTACCTGAGGCCGTACCCCAGGGCCACTCCTAGGACCACGTAGAAGACCGCGGCTTTCCAGCCCCTGAGTTCTCTTACTTTCCTCCAAGCCCTCTTGACGTTCAACGCGGACCACCCCATAGACCACCGGAACGGGTCGAGAAATAGCCACCGGACCGTGTGAAACCCCTACGTACTGCTCCATCGCTGAAACTTTGCCATCTCAAACCTATTTCATAACCGATTTTAATCGAAGATAAGCTTAATATCTCACCCGAAGCTTACCGAAGTGCGGGGGGTGATAACGTGGTCGAGGAAGACGTCGTCGAGATAACCTCCCGCTATCTCCGCAGGGATCCCGATAAAATCGCTGAGATCTACAAAGCCATAGGTATCGAGACACTCTCGGACCTCGCTGCGACCGACCCTGCTACAATTTCGGACGCTTTCGGTGTGAAGGAGAGCACAGCCAAGAAGATAATCGCGGACGCCCGCGAGGAAGCCAGTAAGGGTATCATGGAGGCCAAGACCCTTGCGGACCTCCTAGAGGAAGAGAAGAAGCGTGACGTAATCCCCACGGGTATACAGGGTTTCGACGAGCGGATGGGCGGTGGACTACCGACCGGCGTTATCGTCGGTATGTACGGACCGCCAGGTGCCGGTAAGTCACAGTTCGCCACCCAGGTGGCCGCGCACGCCCTTAAGGAGGGTGAGTCGGTGCTCTACATCGACACCGAGAACGCCTTCCGACCGCAGCGTCTCCTAGAGATCGGTGGGTTCAAGAAGGACGAACTGAAAGAAGTTTCCGACAGGTTCGTGCTGCGGCGTATCATCGACGCCGCGGCGCTGAGACAGTACTTCGACGAGAAGGAGGGCGAGTTCATCAGCGAAGCCTACGAACTGACACCGAAGGTCGTGGTCATCGATTCCATATCACAGCCGTTCCGTCCGTACAGCGCCCGCGATAAGCTACCGGAGCGATCGCGTATGATTGCCCACATCTTGAACACACTGCTCAAGTACTGCACCGCTTACAACGCCCTCGGCATGGTCACCACTCACGTCCAGGCGAACCCGGACGCTTGGGGTAAGCGCTGGCAAGACGTGGCTCCAACGGTGCTCAAGCACATCGCCACGTACCGGTTCAGCATCGACTACAAGGGTAGGACTGAGCGGGTGATCACGCTCGAAGACGCTCCCGACAAGCCACCGTTCGAGGTCCAAGTGGAACTCACGGACCGCGGTTTAGTGGGCTAACTGCGCAACTGTGCGATCCCCGGATGAGGATACAGCCGGGAC contains these protein-coding regions:
- a CDS encoding signal peptidase I translates to MNVKRAWRKVRELRGWKAAVFYVVLGVALGYGLRYGLGFVLGTPDPVVTVISESMYPYYNVGDVLLVVGVPYRDIKVGDVIVYRLPGKPIPVVHRVIAKTPEGVITKGDNNPLPDPWCPIRPKEISGRVVLRIPYVGYPKALLDRYLYGG
- a CDS encoding ATPase domain-containing protein is translated as MVEEDVVEITSRYLRRDPDKIAEIYKAIGIETLSDLAATDPATISDAFGVKESTAKKIIADAREEASKGIMEAKTLADLLEEEKKRDVIPTGIQGFDERMGGGLPTGVIVGMYGPPGAGKSQFATQVAAHALKEGESVLYIDTENAFRPQRLLEIGGFKKDELKEVSDRFVLRRIIDAAALRQYFDEKEGEFISEAYELTPKVVVIDSISQPFRPYSARDKLPERSRMIAHILNTLLKYCTAYNALGMVTTHVQANPDAWGKRWQDVAPTVLKHIATYRFSIDYKGRTERVITLEDAPDKPPFEVQVELTDRGLVG
- the pcn gene encoding proliferating cell nuclear antigen (pcna), which produces MEFRAYQEEARYFKYAFNAAGKVVEEAPLIVTENGIVSRAMDASHIAMAVLEMPWEMFDEYEPPSDELMYGLDMEEVTRIVRRARVTDEITLEGEDEEEVIIKLGSSGYEREFRLRSIDIDDIPDEPELDFAVEVTVVPDFIQDAVRDADLVSDTVKVGAKGNTFYFKAEGERGRVIPKVQEGAEALLTFEVEEDVETAYPLDYLKDMIQAAQGAESVRIRLGQDMPLELTFRIGPAGEGKLTFYLAPRVEE
- a CDS encoding NUDIX domain-containing protein — its product is MWGCSKGLSESEIRCPCICNGKYPAPALTVDGIVPYRGGIVLIRRGKKPFKGKLALPGGFVECGETVEEAVAREVREETGLKVRPVELVGVYSDPGRDPRGHVVSVCFRCEVVGGELRAGSDAADVKVVDPSDLTPDDLAFDHYDMLRDAGIVR